The Pseudomonas viciae genomic interval ATCCTGGACGCCGAAACTCAGGCGGTTGAACCCCAACTGGCGCAGGCCTTGGATCTGTTGCCCATCGATGGTCCGAGGATCGACCTCGATGGAAAACTCATGCTCGTCGCTGTCGTCCATGTCGAACGATTGGTGCAGGCAGTCCATCAGATCAGCCAATTGTTCATGGGTCAGGTAAGTCGGTGTACCTCCTCCCAAGTGCAGTTGGGTCAGTTTGCGCGAGCGGTCGAACAAGGTGGCCTGCTGGGCAATCTCGCGCTTGAGGTACGTCAGGTATTCGGCGGCGCGATGGGTCTTGCGCGTGATGATTTTATTGCACGCGCAGTAATAGCAGAGGCTCTGGCAGAACGGGATATGGATGTACACCGATAACGGCTTGGGCACTGCCGCCTGGTTGCTGCGCTGGGCAGCGTGGCGGTATTCGTCCATGGCAAACGCCTGGTGAAACTGCGGGGCCGTGGGATAAGAGGTGTAGCGCGGCCCCGGGCGGTCGTATTTTTCCACCAGGGCACGATTGAAACCGGATACAGCATTCATGAAGGATTCAACTTTTCAAAAGTATGTGGGCCTGCGTCATCCAACGTGGGATCGAACAGATTGCAGATCGCGTCCACAGTCAGGCGCCCAGCGGGCAGGATGCCGATGAAACGGCTCGACAGTTCAATCAAGCCCTTGTCGTGCAACATCTCCAGCAACGGCCAGATCGACGCGAAGTGTTCGCGAAACTGCAAGCCAAAACGCGCCTCGATGGCCGGGATATCCAGCTCCAGGTCGCAGGAAAGCTGTTCGATCACGGTCGCACTGACCTGATCCTGCGCCTCGCAGCGCCAGCCACGACACACCGGCAACTGCCCGGCGTCCAGCTGCTGACAGTACTGCAGCAGATCGTCAGTGTTCTGCACGTACAAATGTTCGATCTGGGTGACGGCCGACAAGCCAAACCCCACGTGATCGCAGCAACCGTGGCGGGTAAAACCCTGGCAATTGCGATGCAGGCGACCGTGCTCCTGGGCAACCGCCAGGTCATCGTCGGCCCTGACGAACTGCCCCAGGCCGATGTAGTGATAACCCGCGCCGAGCAGTTGCTCGCAGCAAATCCGCCGCATGGCCTCCTTGTCGGCCTGGCTGCAAAAAGCGCCGGCCACCCCAGCGTTTTTCGAGCGGTAACGATAAGGCGCGCGGGCATAGTCGAAAACGTACAGCCGATCGGGCTCCAGCTCGATCAGCGTGGCCAGCTTCAGGGCGAAACTGTGGGGCGTCTGCCAGGCATGGCCGTAGCCAAGGTCAATGTTGATCGAGCGAAAACCAAAGGTCCGCGCCGCATCGATCAGCGAATGAATCGGGGCCGGGTTCTGATAGCAATCGACCGACAAATCACTGTCAGCGCCGATGTCCGGCACACCAATGCTGACATGGGTGAAACCCTGGTCCCGAATCAGACCCATGGTCGACCAGTCGGTGTGGTGCAGATCCACTTCGATGCTGTGATCGCCGCTGTCGTATTCGCAGAAGTCGAAGCGTTTGCGCAGATCACTCATCAGCTTCTGCAAATGAGCGATCACTGGGGTGCCACCGGTCAGGCAAAACTGTTCGACCCGCCGCCCCGGCCCCAGATGGCAGCCGACCAGGCCCATCTCATACGTCAGGCGTTGCAGATAGCCCTCGATTTCCCCGCACCGACAAACGCTGGCCAATGGCGAACACGACGCCAGTCTCAAACGCGAAGGCAGATGCACCGAAAGGGACAGAGGGCGCCGCGTCTGGCGGCTGTCACGCAATCCGCGCAGCAGGTCGAGCGAGCCGATACCACCATGGAATTTTCGCGTGCCGACCGGGCAATCGGCATCAGCCACCGCCGGGGCACTTCCCGCAGGTCGCTCTCCGAGGGTTTGAAACAGGTCGAACATGACAATCTCCGAGTGGCAGCACGGCGACAGTGTCCGACGTTATCCGCCGGGGCTCCTTGACCTGTATCAAGCGCCTTGGAACCACGCCGCTATCGCTCACCACGTGACGTAGAACATGCCCTTGGCCAGCAACACAATCGCCACCATATGGAGAAACACACTGGTATGGATGATGTGCACGTAACGGGCGTTCATGCGGGCGCTTCTGAACAACCACATGGCCCAGAGAAAATGTCCCAGCACACTGCCCGCCAGCAGGATCTTCAGCCCCAGCAGCAAACCGAAGGATGATTGCAATGGCGACGACAGCAACGGCCAATAGCGCAGCCAGACCATGGCGCCACCGGCGCCGAACAGCACCAGCAGCACCCACGGCATCAACTGGCGCGCGCGTTGGCTGATGCCTTGCTCCAGCAGCACCATGACCTTGGCGGGCAGTTGTTTACGGATGCTCTCGAGGAACAGCACCTCGAAAAACACCGTGCCGATGAACACCAGTGCGGCGAACAGGTGCAATGTCAGAAACAGCGGATAGCTCATGGGACTCCTCGGCCACCCGGCTTGACCGGGCGGCGGTTTATTCGAGGTTATCGCGCGGGCGGTACGAGGGGGTTGATGCCAATCAAGGAAAGCATGTGTCCGGTATAAGCTCGCTTGTATGTTTAGACTTGAAGGGGTGGGCGGGACTAAAAGCTCGATTCCGACTCTAGCCAGTACGGACCGTGGGAGACTTCTCGTTCCGCCCTTTCTACCTAAAGCGCCGATAAGGAATTCATCGGTAAAACCGACGATAGAGGCAAGCCAGCGCAAAGGTAGACCCCGACAAGCACCTAAACCCTAGCTCCGAGGATTCGTCATGACAATCCTTAACTCACCAACGGTTATTGGTATCGATGTAGCGAAGGCCGAAATCGTCGTTTACCGCGAAGACCTGAAAATCACTCAAGCCATCGACAACAATCGAGACGCTCTTGGCCGGTGGCTCAAAACACTACCAGCCCAAAGCTCGATTGCGCTGGAAGCCACCAGTTTTTATCACCTGGACACAGCTGAGCTGGCCCATGGAATGGGGTTTCATGTTTACGTTGTGGATCCTTATCGGGTGGCTCATTACCGTGAAAGTATTGGTCTGCGGGCTAAAACTGATCCTTGTGATGCGCGTTTGCTGGCTCGTTATCTAACGAACGAACAAGCAAGGCTGCGTATCTGGAGCCCACCTCCAGAAGCCTACAAAGTGTTAAAAAGCCTGCTTAGAAAACGTGCGGCACTCATCAAGGCCCGCGTCAGCATCGTGCTGAGCTTTTCGAACGAACCGCGTCTGAAGGACATCTTGGCCCGGCAGTTGGAGGTCTTCAAAGAGTCCGATCAGGCCATTCAGAAACTAATGCGTGAGGCCAGCCAAGCGGCAGGGATCACTGAAAACATCAACCGCTGCAAAGCCATTGAAGGGATTGGTGAACTGACGGCCATTGGCTTGGCGACCGCATTCATGCGCGGTCACTTCGTCAGTGGCGATGCATTCATTGCTTTCTTGGGGATGGATTTGCGTCCAAAAGATTCAGGGAAGAAGCACAGTCCTCGTCACTTGAGCAAAAAAGGGGACGGGGAGCTACGACGCTTGGCGCACAACGCCGCGATGGCGGCCTGTCGGTCTCCTGCCTGGAAACCTTACTATGAGGCCTTCTTGGCACGAGGCCTGGCCAGAACTCAGGCCTTGGTTATCCTCGCTCGCAAGTTGTGTCGGGTAGCATTCGCCCTGATGAAAAATCAGAGCGAATACCAACCAAATTCAGGGTTGCAGGGTTCCCCTGCAACATAGAATCTCCCACAGGATTACGCCGCTGAAACCGTCAACATAACGTTACTTTTTTGAAACACCTCACAACCGTTGATCAGTTACTCCGTTTTTTTGACACTTCACCGATATTCGGTCACAACTTTTGCGCTCCGCTGGGTCATAACACGGTGGCTGCCGATGGAATATTGGCATCTAGCGCGGTTCTAGCCAGATACGGAGATAAGCTCATGATTTTCAACGTACAATATTTTGGCGCCAAAGGAGATGGCATCACCGATGACACGGCGGCGATACAAAGTGCGATTGATGCGGCGGCCGCGGCAGGTGGAGGTCAGGTGTACATGCCGACCGGAACTTATATCGTTTCGGCAGGCGAGGAACCCTCCGACGGCTGTTTGATGCTTAAAAGCAACGTCTACCTGTACGGCGACGGCATGGGCGAAACCACGGTCAAGGTGGCGGACGGCTCCGACACCAAAATCACCGGGATCATCCGCTCCGCCTATGGCGAGGAAACCCACGACTTCGGAGTCAGCAACCTCACCATCGACGGCAACCGTGACAACACCACAGGCAAGATCGACGGCTGGTTCAACGGCTATATCCCTGGCGAAGAGGGCTACGACTCCAACGTCACCCTCGACAGCGTCGAGATCAAGGACTGCTCCGGGTACGGTTTCGACCCCCATGAGCAAACCGTCAACATGGTCATCAAGAACAGCGTGGCCCACGGCAACGGCCTGGATGGCTTCGTTGCCGACTTCCTCAGTGACAGCACCTTCGAAAACAACATCGCCTACGACAACGACCGTCACGGTTTCAACGTCGTCACCAGCACCCACGATTTCACCATGACCAATAACGTCGCCTACGACAATGGCGGCAATGGCATCGTGGTGCAGCGTGGCAGCGAGGACATTCCCTCGCCCAGCAACATCACCATCACCGGTGGCGAGGTGTACGGCAACGGCGCCGAAGGGGTGCTGATCAAGCTGTCCAGCGAAGTGACCGTCAGCGGCGTCGACATTCACGACAACACCAGCGCCGGGATCCGCATCTACGGCAGTAACCACGTCGAGATCATCGATAACACACTCAACAACAATTCCCTGGGCGCACCGGTACCGGAAATCATCATCCAGTCCTACGATGACACCCTGGGGGTGTCCGGCAAGTACTTCAACGGCAGCGATAACACGATCCAGGGCAACGTCATCAGCGGCAGCGACCTGTCGACCTACGGTGTCGCCGAACGCAACGAAGACGGCACTGATCGCAACGCGATCATTGCCAACACCATCAGCCACACCAGCAAGGGCGCCACGCTGGTCTATGGCGACGGCAGCTATGTCAGCGCCACCGTGCCGATGACCACCGTGCAAGGCACGGCGGGCAACGACACCCTGCTGGGCAGCGCCGCCAGCGAGATTTTCTACGGCGGCGCCGGCAACGACACCATCAATGGCGGAGCCGGTGTCGATATTCTGGTGGGTGGTGCAGGCCTCGACAAACTCACTGGCGGCACGGGCGCCGATACGTTCCGGTTCGTCGCTCAATCCGACAGTTACCGGAACGCCACCTCAAGTTTCGATGACACCATCACCGACTTCGATGTCACCCAGGACAAGATCGACCTCGCCGGCCTCGGTTTCACCGGCCTGGGCAATGGCCGTGGCGGCACCCTGCAAGTCAGCTACAACGCCAGCAGCAACCGCACCTACATCAAGGACTACGACGCCGATGCCAGCGGCAATCGCTTCGAACTGATCCTTTCGGGCAACCTGGCCAGCACCCTGACCGCCAGCAACTTCATCTTCAATCGTGTGATCACCGGCACCAGCGCCAGCGACTCGCTGTCGGGTAGCGATGCCGCTGACACCCTGCTCGGCCTGGCGGGCAACGACAGCCTCAGTGGCGGCGCGGGCGACGACAAACTCGACGGCGGCGCCGGCATGGATACCCTTACCGGTGGCACCGGGGCGGACACCTTTGTGTTTTCCAACCGCCTGGACAGTTACCGCAACTACAACACCG includes:
- a CDS encoding coproporphyrinogen III oxidase → MFDLFQTLGERPAGSAPAVADADCPVGTRKFHGGIGSLDLLRGLRDSRQTRRPLSLSVHLPSRLRLASCSPLASVCRCGEIEGYLQRLTYEMGLVGCHLGPGRRVEQFCLTGGTPVIAHLQKLMSDLRKRFDFCEYDSGDHSIEVDLHHTDWSTMGLIRDQGFTHVSIGVPDIGADSDLSVDCYQNPAPIHSLIDAARTFGFRSINIDLGYGHAWQTPHSFALKLATLIELEPDRLYVFDYARAPYRYRSKNAGVAGAFCSQADKEAMRRICCEQLLGAGYHYIGLGQFVRADDDLAVAQEHGRLHRNCQGFTRHGCCDHVGFGLSAVTQIEHLYVQNTDDLLQYCQQLDAGQLPVCRGWRCEAQDQVSATVIEQLSCDLELDIPAIEARFGLQFREHFASIWPLLEMLHDKGLIELSSRFIGILPAGRLTVDAICNLFDPTLDDAGPHTFEKLNPS
- a CDS encoding CopD family copper resistance protein; this encodes MSYPLFLTLHLFAALVFIGTVFFEVLFLESIRKQLPAKVMVLLEQGISQRARQLMPWVLLVLFGAGGAMVWLRYWPLLSSPLQSSFGLLLGLKILLAGSVLGHFLWAMWLFRSARMNARYVHIIHTSVFLHMVAIVLLAKGMFYVTW
- a CDS encoding IS110 family transposase, yielding MTILNSPTVIGIDVAKAEIVVYREDLKITQAIDNNRDALGRWLKTLPAQSSIALEATSFYHLDTAELAHGMGFHVYVVDPYRVAHYRESIGLRAKTDPCDARLLARYLTNEQARLRIWSPPPEAYKVLKSLLRKRAALIKARVSIVLSFSNEPRLKDILARQLEVFKESDQAIQKLMREASQAAGITENINRCKAIEGIGELTAIGLATAFMRGHFVSGDAFIAFLGMDLRPKDSGKKHSPRHLSKKGDGELRRLAHNAAMAACRSPAWKPYYEAFLARGLARTQALVILARKLCRVAFALMKNQSEYQPNSGLQGSPAT